Below is a genomic region from uncultured Erythrobacter sp..
TGCGGAACTGGTTCGCCGTTATGAACGGACAGTTGCTGCAACCGTCATATCGATGCTTGGCCCAGGTGACGAGGCAGACGAGGTGGGACAGGAAGTGATGATCAAATTCTATCGCAGCTTGGCTCGATTTGAAGGCCAGTCGTCTGTCAAAACCTATCTGACCCGTATCGCGATCAACAGCGCAAAGGATGCTTTGCGAAGGCGGAAACGCAACCTGCTTAGATTTTTCACACCCAAGGATCGTGAGGAAGCGTGGGAAGACAAAATCGCTGGGCGAGAGGATCAAGGAAGAGATGTTGAGAATACCAATCTTGTCCGGTTCGCATTGAGCAGACTGCACCCAGACATTCGGGCGGTGATGGTGCTGCGCCTAGTCGAAGGTTGGAGCACGGAAGAGACAGCGAACATTTTGCAAGTTCCGACAGGCACAATTCTATCGCGACTTTCACGCGGCAAGATGCAGATGGCGAAGGCAATTTCAGGAGCGAGCACGTGATTGATCCGCGCACAGAAGACTTGGTCGAGAAGCTTTTGGAAGGGCGTCTTGATCCTATTGAGGAAGTCGAACTCGAGGCTAAGCGCGCCGAGAATCCCGCTCTGGATCGTTTCATCGATGCCGAGCGCGAACTGAGATCAATGATTGGCAGCAGGCCGAAACCTGAATTTGAGCCATTTTTTGATCAACGCGTAATGAAGCGTGTTCATGAGGAACGCGCAAACGGACAAAGCCTATTTGATGTCGACTTTTCTGCGGCGTTAGCTCGGCTATTCCCTCGCATTGCTGTTCCTGCCTTCGCGCTCTCAGGGTTGGCAATGGCATCCAATGCGAGTGCCGCTTCCCCAGGAGCTACTCTGGCCGAAGCGCTTTTCGCCCTACCGACACTTGATGCGGTGTCGCTTCTGATATTCTGAGTGAGACAAATGACCAAATCTCCCTTCTACAAACGTCCCTTGTTCGTCTTGCTTGTGACCTTGCTCATCGGCGCACTTATCGGTGCATCAATCACTGGGATGATTGTGCGCAATCGACTTGAGAATGCCCGACAGTTCGCACATGTCGAAGGTTACACACGGCTTATTGAGAGCATTGTGGAACCCACATCTGCAGAGCAGGGAGAGGCCATTAGACCTATTGTCTCTCGGGCAGGTGAGGACATCGAGCAGATAGTTCGAGATGGCCGTATTGAGATCAATCAGCGCTTTGAGCAGATGGAAAGAGAACTGGAACCGCATTTGACCGAAGCTCAACAAGACACGTTGCGTGATCGTCACGCATTGGTCCGAGAGCGCTATAGCGACACCGATTAATCAGAACAAATTGGCTTAAGCGGAAAGACAGCATCAGCCGGGAATACGGTGCCACTTTCCGTACTGGTGGAACCACAAGCGCTTCTGCCAACGCAAGCCGGACCGATGATGGCATTGTGAGCAGCCGTGGTTTCGAGACCAACAATGATCGAGGTGAAGGGTGTTGAGGCGGTCATCCCGGCCAGGGTTAATCGGCGCAAGCCCGCTCTGCACGATCAGACGAAATACAAATGGCGAAAAAAATCTGTGAGGGTCAGGAATGTTCTGAGTCTGCCGAACGTCTAACTACCATCAGACAATATGAGGCAGATGCGATGGAAGTCGAAGGTTCAGATAGTTGCACAGGGTTGCAGCAGAAAAATATCTCCCGGTTTGTTCTAGAAAAATTGCTCGCACCTTTTTCAGACACCAATCCTGCACGTATTCGGGCGCCCCACACGAACTCTCATCTTTTATCAACCTCGTTTGCTGCTCTGCTCACGCTCACCTTGTCAGCGTGTGGTGGTGACGACAGTGGCAGCACAACGCCCGTTTCGCCTCCGACCAATAACGCACCGGTGGTCGACGCCGGGGCTGATCAAAGCGTGGCGGAAGACGTGATGGTGCAGCTCTCACCGACCGTGAGCGACACGGATAATGACGCATTGACCTTTAGCTGGTCCCGAATTTCCGGCCCCTATATGCAGTTCAGCGATAGCATGACCGTAGCTCCGAGTTTCATTGCACCAGATGTGGCTTCCCCCCAAGATATCGTGCTTGAGCTTTCGGTCAGCGATGGGACAGAAACCGCAACGGACAGGATCACTGTATCGGTGTCACCCGCCCCGGAAAATCCACTTGTCAGTACGACATTCAATGGTGCTTTGATGGCGGCTGACTATTGGGCCGAAGAACCTATGATCCTGTCAGCAGGTATGGGATTTGATAATATCATCGCCATTCCAGAGATCACAGAGAGCGCTGTACGTGACGCCGGAGGATCATGGTTTGGTCCAGTCGCATGTACCAATGGTGACGTTGAAACGCTCACAACTGCGACCCCCCAGGCCGGGACTGAGAACGTTTCCAAAGGACATTCTTCCTTTGATGATGGCTTACCGCTTGTGTTTAGCTGGCCTGTGGCTTTGGAAACGGCGGATGTCAGTGATTTCCAATTTACCCTCAATACGGGTGAGATTGTCTTTCCCAATGCCATTACCTTGCTTCCTAATTGGGAACTTAATGAGCGCAATGTCATTGTCGCATTCGGTGATTTCGGCAATCGCGGTCTGAGAAGTGAAGCTGATGCCGTGTTTCCTGTGCGTCTCGATATTGTCGAAGATGCCACACCTCTCACACTCGTCGGTCCAGGCGCTCAAGAAGTGAGCGCTGTGGGTCTGCACTGGACCACCGATAGATCTGCCTATGATACGGGCCCAGTATTGGTGGGGGCCAAGCTGAATGCTGTCGGAAATGCCCCGCTTGGTGAAGGTGGTGTACCCGTTCTGGTCCAGAACTCGGGAATCTTCCCGAATGACGAGTTTGCGCTCTATGGCGGCGACGCAGATTATCGGCTGCGAGTTTTGACAACTGGTGGTTTCTCCCCCGATGGACTGCGGTCATTGACCCCAGATAGTCATGAGAGTTTTTTCCGTGTCCATGTGCGAGGGGCCAATGGCCAAACCGTTCTTCTGGAAAAAGTCGGCCAAGATTATCGGGTCGAAGGAGGTACTTTGCGGGTGTTAGGCCTCGCAGATTTGGGCCAACGCTTGGATCCGGTTGCCGGCATTTATTACGATGACTGTTACAACGAAGATCGCGACAACTATATCGATATCATTCTTGCCGGAGACGAAGCGGCTGCACGTAATGTGACCTTCGTCGAAATTCCCGCGCTTGAAGGTGGGTACAGTGCCTTCTTCAACCCAGGCGGCCCCGGACCGACACCCTTTG
It encodes:
- a CDS encoding sigma-70 family RNA polymerase sigma factor, translated to MPTVIDQDDAALVDGTKNGNDACFAELVRRYERTVAATVISMLGPGDEADEVGQEVMIKFYRSLARFEGQSSVKTYLTRIAINSAKDALRRRKRNLLRFFTPKDREEAWEDKIAGREDQGRDVENTNLVRFALSRLHPDIRAVMVLRLVEGWSTEETANILQVPTGTILSRLSRGKMQMAKAISGAST